A region from the Nematostella vectensis chromosome 13, jaNemVect1.1, whole genome shotgun sequence genome encodes:
- the LOC125556682 gene encoding uncharacterized protein LOC125556682 yields MGKSRAEIQRAYRERKKGKDSNWQQNESIRVQKYYTPASKHRRLKSNLKAGHVVIQMDFAENYNCQSCEEVQSAHWNGPTMVSLHPVVVYYKAEGKDDLKHKSFAFVSEELSHNATAVYAILGRLNQDLKDLVPDLAIVHYWTDSPTSQYRNKTIFAIVANHKEEFVVPVRWNYFEAGHGKGPCDGVGGAAKRMADEAVRSGKVVIDDAHSFFVWATEYQSSVTYIYYSTDDLKMASARLDKYNGTQTVHGTMSMHAICAVDRHTVLTRVTSCYCPDCLSSPKDSHCAWEAAMLTPPSALSLRNELALKVDDFVAAAYEGDWYVGKVQQIDQEDGEALVTFMSRSGTTLQSFSFTWPAREYVIWIKRDMILCVIEPPARSSKTETGAR; encoded by the coding sequence ATGGGAAAATCAAGAGCAGAGATTCAACGCGCCTACAGAGAAcgaaaaaaagggaaagatTCAAATTGGCAACAAAATGAGTCAATCCGAGTGCAAAAATACTACACACCAGCATCCAAACACCGGCGTTTGAAAAGCAACCTCAAAGCTGGGCATGTTGTAATTCAAATGGACTTTGCCGAGAATTACAACTGCCAGTCTTGCGAGGAAGTGCAAAGTGCTCACTGGAATGGCCCCACTATGGTCTCCCTACATCCAGTAGTGGTATATTACAAGGCAGAAGGCAAAGACGACCTAAAGCACAAGAGCTTTGCCTTTGTTTCGGAAGAGCTCTCGCATAATGCAACTGCCGTGTATGCCATCTTGGGGAGACTGAATCAAGACCTGAAGGATCTTGTCCCTGACCTGGCCATTGTACACTATTGGACGGATAGTCCCACatcacaatacagaaacaagaCAATCTTCGCCATAGTCGCGAACCACAAGGAAGAGTTCGTAGTCCCAGTAAGATGGAACTATTTTGAAGCGGGGCACGGAAAAGGTCCCTGTGATGGTGTCGGGGGAGCTGCCAAGCGGATGGCTGACGAGGCGGTGCGGTCAGGCAAAGTCGTTATTGACGATGCACACAGCTTCTTTGTTTGGGCCACCGAATATCAAAGTAGTGTGACCTACATTTACTACTCAACAGATGACTTGAAAATGGCATCAGCAAGGCTGGACAAGTACAATGGCACACAGACTGTCCATGGCACAATGTCAATGCATGCCATATGCGCAGTGGACAGACACACCGTTCTCACTCGTGTCACCTCGTGTTACTGTCCCGACTGCCTTTCCAGCCCAAAGGATAGCCATTGTGCATGGGAAGCCGCCATGCTCACTCCACCCAGTGCGTTGAGTCTACGCAATGAGCTCGCTCTAAAGGTTGACGACTTTGTCGCTGCCGCTTACGAAGGGGACTGGTATGTTGGCAAAGTACAGCAGATCGACCAGGAGGACGGCGAAGCTCTCGTGACTTTTATGTCACGTAGTGGCACTACCCTTCAATCTTTCAGCTTCACATGGCCTGCCCGCGAATATGTTATTTGGATCAAGAGGGACATGATCTTATGTGTCATCGAGCCGCCCGCCCGAAGTAGTAAAACGGAAACTGGAGCTCGTTGA